In one window of Orcinus orca chromosome 17, mOrcOrc1.1, whole genome shotgun sequence DNA:
- the CA1 gene encoding carbonic anhydrase 1: MASPDWGYDGENGPEQWGKLYPIANGNNQSPIDIKTSETKHDASLKPISVSYSPDTAKEIVNVGHSFHINFVDDDNRSVLKGGPLSESYRLHQFHFHWGVKDDYGSEHLVDGVKYSAELHIVHWNSAKYSSFAEAASQADGLALIGVLMKVGQANPNLQKVLDALKAVKTKGKKAPFTNFDPSVLLPSSWDYWTYHGSLTHPPLYESIIWIIFKGNISISSEQLAQFRSLLSNVEGDKEVPIKHNNRPPQPLKGRTVKASF, encoded by the exons ATGGCAAGTCCTGACTGGGGATATGATGGTGAAAATG GTCCTGAACAGTGGGGCAAGCTGTACCCCATCGCAAATGGAAATAACCAATCTCCCATCGACATCAAAACCAGTGAAACCAAACATGATGCCTCTCTCAAACCTATCAGTGTCTCCTACAGTCCAGACACAGCCAAAGAAATCGTCAATGTGGGACATTCCTTCCACATAAACTTTGTGGACGATGATAATCGATCAG tGCTGAAAGGCGGTCCTCTCTCTGAAAGCTATAGGCTCCATCAGTTCCATTTTCACTGGGGTGTCAAAGATGACTATGGTTCTGAGCACTTGGTGGATGGAGTCAAATATTCTGCAGAG CTTCATATAGTTCACTGGAATTCTGCGAAGTACTCCAGCTTTGCTGAAGCTGCCTCACAGGCTGATGGTTTGGCACTTATTGGTGTTTTGATGAAG GTGGGTCAGGCCAACCCAAACCTGCAGAAAGTACTTGATGCCCTAAAAGCAGTTAAAACTAAG ggCAAAAAAGCCCCATTCACAAATTTTGACCCCTCTGTTCTCCTTCCTTCATCCTGGGATTACTGGACCTACCATGGCTCTCTGACTCATCCCCCTCTTTATGAGAGTATAATCTGGATCATCTTTAAGGGAAACATCAGTATTAGTTCAGAACAG CTGGCACAGTTCCGCAGTCTTCTATCAAATGTCGAAGGTGATAAAGAAGTCCCCATTAAGCACAACAACCGACCACCCCAGCCTCTGAAGGGCAGAACAGTGAAAGCTTCATTCTGA